A window of Phocoena phocoena chromosome 6, mPhoPho1.1, whole genome shotgun sequence contains these coding sequences:
- the NAIF1 gene encoding nuclear apoptosis-inducing factor 1, whose amino-acid sequence MAVPAKKRKMNFSEREVEIIVEELELKKHLLVNHFNAGVPLAAKSAAWHGILRRVNAVATCRRELPEVKKKWSDLKTEVRRKVAQVRAAVEGGEAPGPTEEDGAGGPGTGGGSGAGGPAVAPVLLTPMQQRICNLLGEATIISLPSTTEIHPVALGPTATAATATVTLTQIPAETAYHTLEEGVVEYCTAEAPPPLPAEAPVEMMAQHADTSVKPQALKSRIALNSAKLIQEQRVTNLHVKEIAQHLEQQNDLLQMIRRSQEVQACAQERQAQAMEGTQAALSVLIQVLRPMIKDFRRYLQSSMPNPTTASDPGQVAQNGQPDSIIQ is encoded by the exons ATGGCCGTCCcagccaagaaaaggaaaatgaactttTCTGAGCGAGAGGTGGAGATCATCGTGGAGGAGTTGGAACTGAAGAAGCACCTGCTGGTGAACCACTTCAACGCTGGGGTCCCTCTGGCTGCCAAGAGCGCGGCATGGCATGGCATCCTGAGAAGGGTCAACGCCGTGGCCACCTGCCGCAGGGAGCTGCCTGAGGTCAAGAAGAAGTGGTCTGACCTCAAGACCGAGGTCCGTCGCAAGGTTGCCCAGGTCCGGGCGGCTGTGGAGGGTGGTGAGGCCCCAGGGCCCACTGAGGAAGACGGAGCTGGTGGGCCTGGGACAGGTGGTGGCAGTGGCGCTGGTGGCCCAGCTGTAGCCCCCGTACTGCTCACCCCCATGCAACAGCGCATCTGCAACCTGCTgggtgaggccaccatcatcagcCTGCCCAGTACCACAGAGATCCACCCCGTGGCCCTTGGACCCACGGCTACTGCAGCCACAGCCACGGTCACCCTGACACAGA TCCCCGCAGAGACCGCCTATCACACGCTGGAGGAGGGAGTGGTAGAGTACTGCACTGCCgaggcccccccacccctgccagcgGAGGCCCCCGTGGAGATGATGGCCCAGCATGCCGACACCTCTGTCAAGCCGCAGGCGCTCAAGAGCCGCATAGCCCTCAACTCAGCCAAGCTGATCCAGGAGCAGCGGGTCACCAACCTGCATGTGAAGGAGATTGCCCAGCACCTGGAGCAGCAGAATGACTTGCTACAGATGATCCGTCGCTCCCAGGAGGTGCAGGCCTGTGCCCAAGAGCGCCAGGCTCAGGCCATGGAGGGCACCCAGGCGGCCCTGAGTGTCCTCATCCAGGTCCTCCGGCCCATGATCAAAGATTTCCGCCGCTACCTGCAGAGCAGCATGCCCAACCCCACCACTGCCTCTGACCCTGGACAGGTGGCCCAGAATGGGCAGCCGGACAGCATCATCCAGTGA